A genomic segment from Mus caroli chromosome 17, CAROLI_EIJ_v1.1, whole genome shotgun sequence encodes:
- the Tdrd6 gene encoding tudor domain-containing protein 6 isoform X1, which translates to MSSTPGLPTPGASLALRVSFVDVHPEVIPVQLWGLVGQRREEYVRLSREIQEAAATRGPWALGGASASPGELCLVQVGLMWHRCRVVSRQAQDSRVFLLDEGRTITAGAGSLAPGRSEFFHLPSEVLGCVLAGLVPAGGGGTGGGEPQQWSPSAVDFLSNLQGKEVHGRVLDVLLLHRLVLLEVPVVSQQMEELGLARQVPDSLFCSLLKRYLTAAGQGSSGAPVLPRAAPKQEHPGLDYFYPQLQLGVTEPVVVTQVCHPHRIHCQLRSLSQEIHRLSESMAQVYRAPTGTEDEDSGSATWEEREESPDKPGSPCASCGLDGQWYRALLLETFRPQRCAQVLHVDYGRKELVSCSSLRYLLPEYFRMPVVTYPCALYGLWDCGRGWSRSQVGDLKALILGQAVNAKIEFYCSFEHMYYVTLYGEDGINLNSAFGVQSCCLADWFLQSQGIEEEEDEDEVEAAFQSQSPAEEMEEEVSLPSLRSIRLKMNTFYDAQVEFVKSPSEFWIRLRKHVNTFSKLTKRMCSFYSSASKLDGVILRPEPDDLCCVKWKENGYYRATVTRLDSKSVDVFLVDRGNSENVDWCDVRMLLPQFRQLPILALKCTLADIWPLGKTWSQEATSFFKKTVLHKELVVHVLGKQDRQYVIEILDESRTGEENISKVIAQAGYAKFQEFETKENIRLSAHSPGHVSGHLIAEPSKITSAKKAEGDQRAKKDNRTLSVSEALADTVSLSNLSTAQDTEKVAPDPSLLMLNFLKTKPDCCGKGELEVGSTVEVKVSHIENPGSFWCQLMRNAQGFRTLMCDIEDYCKSSEPSPYEGDTRACLAKRTANGRWSRALISGAHSLEHVRVVFVDYGDKDVVSTKDILSVSDVFFQVRAQAFRCSLYNLIQPTGENPFVWDEKAVQAFSGFIDSARQNNLELKCTVFALASRHEEEWFNVVDLLTPFQSACRFLVEKRLARPVKHQKPLEPSVQLHSYYYSTHDLKIGSEELVYVTHVDDPWTFYCQLARNTNVLEQLSYNIMQLSKALLNLKASTLAPGTLCLAKYTDGNWYRGIIIEKEPSKVFFVDFGNTYIAIDHLLPIPRDAYDVLLLPMQALKCSLSDIPHHIPEEVTAWFQETVLDKSLKALVVAKDPDGRLIIELYDDSVQINASINEKLGLLGYKNRTRKKEKENEIILHETKALEDKRESVKPSLADYLGKPGESKAHSVEIMGESCKPKMGPACKELRYLQGSAKANLVPPYQDLVGNKNDGGFSLTREKKEDIFASSPMSGTKLDSALPERRMGEASGRDQPPKFCEFPQKTIAPGFKTSVYVSHINDLSDFYIQLIEDEAEINNLSERLNDVRTRPQYHTGPQWQSGDVICAVFPEDNLWYRALVMEQQPNGLLSVQFIDYGNMSVVHTNRTGRLGPVDAVLPALCLHCSLWGLSVPVCKEMISYFSQRTDEAQIRCEFVKFQGTWEVILADEHGVIAEDMISRFPCNGNSQAGLTTQTMKGDCLKIANKPNTDTSVLLNWYNPKAKLIKAYATVIDGPEYFWSQFADSEKLQYLETEVQSAGKQLSDRRSCIQCPQIGDPCIVRYREDGHYYRALITNICDGELASVRLVDFGNVEDCVDTKELWSIPSELLLVPMQAFPCCLSGFSVSGGVCPQEGNDYFYEIVTEDVLDITILEIKRDVCNIPLAIVELRSKGESINEKVKKYAKTGVPRNDLSSEKHGPERKGSLTSPDLGLKKPSHKIAQDKTFYGEARAIELSARLEKDLNIETKTSKFYERSTRNIFNAFESSCKGKMGSERLEGSMDYHFVDRAKFDDNYLITGFNPILAHASEPKELLELNSLEVPLSADNDDECKEFLELESIELQHSPAGEEEKEELGLGSPMALLSPGCQAGATLASFMMQLPLDCEAEKQLELNLPTPQLSLEDSISPLSAMVSQDIQESRCAEDERKASYMSSSDDDHSRSPLLQHGKGGNSPAHGGRDLSEDEFPQFESRDSTALLAPLFSEEEAREGRKCGSVVPAQLQNTYTLKGFSVGSKCVVWSSLRNTWSKCEILELAEEGTRVLNLSNGVEETVSPENVWNGIPKVDKRPSEAGFQTVGKDLPFMPSVDTAIKGFSSVSEEEACGGDVDSTLSPAKLSV; encoded by the exons ATGAGTTCGACTCCGGGGCTGCCCACTCCCGGGGCCTCGCTGGCCCTGCGGGTGTCCTTCGTGGACGTGCATCCCGAGGTGATCCCAGTGCAGCTGTGGGGACTGGTGGGTCAGCGGCGGGAGGAGTACGTGCGGCTGAGCCGGGAGATCCAGGAGGCGGCAGCCACGCGCGGTCCCTGGGCGCTGGGTGGGGCGTCGGCATCGCCGGGAGAGCTGTGCCTGGTGCAGGTGGGGCTCATGTGGCACCGCTGCCGCGTGGTCAGCCGCCAGGCGCAAGACAGCCGCGTCTTCCTGCTGGATGAGGGCCGCACCATCACGGCGGGCGCGGGCTCGCTGGCGCCAGGGCGTAGCGAGTTCTTCCACCTGCCCTCCGAGGTGCTGGGCTGTGTGCTAGCAGGGCTGGTGCCCGCGGGCGGTGGTGGCACCGGCGGTGGCGAACCCCAGCAATGGTCCCCCAGCGCTGTGGATTTCCTTAGCAACCTGCAGGGCAAGGAGGTGCACGGACGGGTCCTGGACGTGTTGCTCCTCCATCGCCTGGTGCTGCTGGAGGTGCCAGTTGTGTCTCAGCAGATGGAGGAGCTGGGTCTGGCCCGGCAAGTGCCGGACAGCCTCTTCTGTTCGCTGCTCAAACGCTACCTGACTGCGGCCGGGCAGGGCAGCTCCGGAGCTCCAGTTCTCCCGCGAGCTGCGCCCAAACAAGAGCATCCTGGGTTGGATTACTTTTATCCCCAACTGCAGCTGGGAGTGACGGAGCCGGTGGTGGTAACCCAAGTATGCCATCCCCACCGAATTCACTGTCAACTGCGGAGCCTCTCGCAGGAGATCCACCGTCTCTCTGAGAGCATGGCCCAGGTATACCGAGCGCCTACGGGGACAGAGGATGAGGACTCTGGCAGTGCcacctgggaggagagggaggagagcccTGACAAACCGGGATCTCCATGTGCTTCCTGTGGCTTGGACGGACAGTGGTACCGGGCTCTCTTGCTTGAGACCTTCAGGCCTCAGCGCTGTGCCCAGGTGCTTCACGTCGATTACGGAAGGAAAGAACTAGTAAGCTGCAGCAGCCTCCGCTATCTGCTGCCGGAGTACTTTCGAATGCCTGTGGTGACCTACCCTTGTGCGTTGTATGGACTCTGGGACTGCGGGAGAGGCTGGTCCCGGTCCCAGGTAGGTGATCTGAAAGCACTGatcctgggccaggcagtgaaTGCGAAGATTGAATTTTACTGTTCCTTTGAGCATATGTATTATGTCACCCTGTATGGGGAAGATGGGATTAATCTCAACAGCGCGTTTGGAGTACAATCCTGTTGCCTGGCTGACTGGTTTCTTCAGAGCCAGGggatagaggaggaagaggatgaggacgAAGTGGAGGCAGCGTTTCAGTCTCAGTCCCCCGctgaggaaatggaggaggaagtttccctcccctccttgagATCCATCAGGCTGAAGATGAACACCTTCTATGACGCCCAGGTGGAGTTCGTGAAGAGCCCTTCGGAGTTCTGGATTCGCCTTAGAAAGCATGTGAACACCTTCAGCAAGCTGACGAAGAGAATGTGCAGTTTCTATTCTTCTGCCAGTAAGCTGGATGGGGTTATTTTGAGACCAGAACCGGATGACCTTTGCTgtgtaaaatggaaagaaaatggctATTACCGAGCCACGGTCACCCGATTAGACAGCAAGAGTGTGGATGTGTTCCTGGTGGACCGGGGCAACTCGGAGAATGTGGACTGGTGTGATGTGAGAATGTTGTTGCCTCAGTTTAGGCAGCTACCGATACTGGCTCTGAAGTGCACCCTGGCTGACATCTGGCCTCTAGGGAAAACCTGGAGCCAGGAAGccacctcattttttaaaaagacggTACTCCACAAAGAATTGGTGGTCCATGTTCTTGGTAAACAGGATCGCCAATATGTCATAGAGATCCTGGATGAATCCAGAACAGGGGAGGAAAACATTAGTAAGGTCATCGCTCAAGCTGGCTATGCCAAGTTCCAGGAATttgaaaccaaagaaaacatcagaCTCAGTGCCCATTCCCCTGGGCATGTTTCTGGTCATTTAATTGCGGAGCCTAGCAAAATAACTTCTGCCAAGAAGGCCGAAGGAGACCAGAGAGCCAAAAAAGATAATAGAACCCTCTCTGTTTCAGAAGCTTTGGCAGACACGGTCAGCCTTTCAAACCTTTCCACTGCACAGGACACAGAGAAGGTAGCGCCTGACCCATCTCTCCTCATGCTGAACTTCTTGAAAACGAAACCAGACTGCTGTGGTAAAGGGGAACTGGAGGTGGGCAGCACCGTTGAAGTCAAGGTGTCTCACATCGAAAACCCTGGCTCCTTCTGGTGTCAGCTGATGAGGAACGCGCAAGGCTTCAGAACCTTGATGTGTGACATCGAGGACTATTGCAAAAGCAGCGAGCCATCTCCCTATGAGGGGGACACTCGTGCTTGTCTGGCAAAGCGAACAGCAAACGGGAGATGGTCCAGAGCTCTGATTAGCGGGGCACACTCGTTAGAGCATGTTAGAGTGGTGTTCGTGGATTATGGAGACAAGGACGTGGTATCTACGAAGGACATACTCTCCGTCAGTGATGTGTTCTTCCAGGTTAGAGCCCAGGCCTTCCGGTGCAGTCTTTATAATTTAATTCAACCGACTGGTGAAAATCCCTTTGTCTGGGATGAAAAGGCAGTACAGGCTTTCAGCGGGTTCATCGATAGCGCTCGGCAGAATAACTTAGAATTAAAATGCACAGTGTTTGCTTTGGCATCAAGGCATGAGGAAGAGTGGTTCAATGTTGTGGACTTGCTGACACCCTTTCAGAGCGCCTGCCGGTTTTTGGTAGAAAAGAGACTTGCGAGGCCTGTCAAACATCAGAAGCCCCTGGAACCTTCCGTTCAGCTACACTCTTACTACTATTCCACCCATGACCTAAAAATCGGAAGTGAAGAACTGGTGTACGTAACCCATGTCGACGACCCCTGGACATTTTATTGCCAGCTCGCGAGAAATACAAACGTTTTAGAACAACTGTCGTACAACATCATGCAGCTAAGTAAAGCCTTACTGAATCTAAAAGCATCCACCTTGGCCCCTGGGACCTTGTGCCTTGCCAAATATACCGACGGAAACTGGTATAGAGGAATAATAATAGAGAAAGAGCCAAGTAAGGTCTTTTTTGTTGATTTTGGAAACACGTACATAGCAATCGATCATCTGCTTCCCATCCCCCGAGACGCCTATGATGTCTTACTTCTGCCCATGCAAGCCTTGAAATGCTCCTTATCGGACATCCCTCATCACATCCCAGAAGAAGTCACGGCATGGTTTCAGGAAACTGTTTTAGATAAGTCATTGAAGGCTTTAGTTGTAGCCAAAGACCCAGATGGGAGACTGATTATAGAGCTGTATGACGACAGTGTCCAAATCAACGCCAGTATCAATGAGAAGCTTGGGCTCCTTGGTTACAAAAACAGAAccaggaaaaaggagaaagagaatgaaataatACTCCACGAGACCAAAGCTCTTGAAGATAAAAGGGAGAGCGTGAAGCCATCACTTGCAGACTATCTGGGTAAACCGGGAGAGAGCAAAGCACACAGTGTAGAGATTATGGGTGAATCCTGCAAACCCAAGATGGGCCCAGCATGTAAGGAGCTCAGATATTTACAAGGTTCAGCAAAGGCCAACCTAGTCCCACCGTATCAGGACTTGGTGGGCAACAAAAATGATGGAGGGTTTTCATTaacaagggagaagaaagaagacatatTTGCCAGCTCACCCATGAGTGGCACCAAACTAGACTCTGCTCTTCCTGAGAGAAGAATGGGAGAAGCTAGCGGCAGAGATCAGCCTCCCAAGTTTTGTGAATTCCCACAAAAGACAATAGCCCCTGGCTTTAAGACCTCTGTGTATGTTTCTCATATTAACGACCTTTCGGATTTTTACATCCAGCTGATAGAAGATGAAGCTGAGATCAATAACCTGTCAGAGAGACTAAATGATGTCAGAACACGGCCCCAGTACCACACAGGTCCGCAGTGGCAGAGCGGAGATGTGATATGTGCCGTTTTCCCAGAGGATAACTTATGGTACCGAGCACTTGTCATGGAACAGCAGCCCAATGGCCTTCTCTCTGTCCAGTTTATCGATTATGGCAACATGTCTGTGGTTCACACTAACAGAACTGGTCGGCTTGGCCCTGTTGATGCAGTGTTACCTGCACTGTGCCTCCATTGCTCCCTATGGGGGCTTTCGGTACCTGTGTGTAAGGAAATGATAAGCTACTTTTCCCAAAGGACAGATGAAGCTCAGATAAGATGTGAATTTGTTAAGTTCCAAGGCACCTGGGAAGTGATCCTCGCAGATGAGCATGGAGTCATAGCTGAAGATATGATTAGCAGGTTTCCATGCAATGGAAACTCTCAAGCAGGGCTTACCACCCAAACCATGAAAGGGGACTGTTTGAAGATAGCTAACAAACCCAACACTGATACCTCAGTGCTTCTTAACTGGTATAACCCCAAAGCAAAACTGATAAAAGCCTACGCTACCGTGATAGACGGGCCTGAGTACTTTTGGAGTCAGTTTGCCGATTCCGAGAAGCTGCAGTATCTGGAAACGGAGGTTCAAAGTGCTGGCAAGCAGCTCTCAGACAGAAGAAGCTGCATCCAATGTCCACAAATTGGAGATCCGTGCATCGTGAGGTACAGAGAAGATGGGCATTACTACAGAGCCCTCATCACTAACATCTGTGATGGTGAGCTTGCGTCGGTCAGGCTTGTGGACTTTGGGAACGTGGAGGACTGTGTGGACACCAAGGAGCTTTGGAGCATCCCTTCTGAGCTTCTGCTGGTCCCCATGCAAGCATTTCCATGCTGCCTCTCTGGATTCTCGGTCTCTGGCGGTGTGTGCCCTCAAGAGGGGaatgattatttttatgaaatagtcACAGAGGACGTGTTGGACATAACGATCTTGGAGATTAAAAGAGATGTTTGCAACATCCCCTTAGCCATCGTGGAGCTAAGGAGCAAAGGCGAGAGCATTAACGAGAAGGTGAAGAAGTATGCTAAAACGGGCGTGCCCAGGAATGacctgtcctctgagaagcatggcccagagagaaagggaagcctcACCAGTCCTGACCTTGGCCTCAAGAAGCCAAGTCATAAAATAGCACAAGATAAGACATTCTACGGGGAAGCCCGGGCAATCGAGCTCTCGGCGAGACTTGAAAAGGATTTAAACATTGAAACCAAGACAAGTAAATTCTATGAACGCAGCACCCGTAACATCTTCAATGCTTTCGAGAGCTCATGCAAAGGTAAAATGGGTTCTGAGAGGCTAGAAGGTAGCATGGATTACCACTTCGTGGACAGAGCCAAGTTTGATGATAACTACCTTATCACAGGATTTAACCCGATATTGGCCCATGCTAGTGAGCCAAAGGAGTTACTGGAACTGAATTCACTAGAGGTACCACTCTCTGCCGACAATGATGATGAATGCAAAGAATTCTTAGAACTGGAATCCATTGAGTTACAGCACTCCCCtgctggggaggaagagaaagaggagctaGGCCTGGGGTCTCCAATGGCACTGCTGTCTCCAGGCTGCCAGGCAGGAGCCACCCTGGCGTCATTCATGATGCAGCTTCCCCTGGACTGTGAGGCTGAGAAGCAGCTGGAACTGAATCTGCCCACACCCCAGCTGTCTTTGGAGGACAGCATAAGCCCTTTATCTGCAATGGTCAGCCAGGACATCCAGGAATCCAGGTGTGCCGAGGATGAGAGGAAGGCCAGCTACATGAGCTCTTCTGATGATGACCACAGCAGGTCTCCCCTCCTCCAACACGGGAAGGGTGGCAATTCACCGGCACACGGTGGAAGGGACCTGTCTGAAGATGAGTTTCCACAATTTGAAAGCAGAGACAGCACTGCCTTACTGGCACCCTTGTTCTCtgaggaagaagccagagaaggaaggaagtgcGGGAGCGTGGTACCAG CTCAGCTACAGAACACCTACACTCTGAAAGGCTTCTCTGTGGGATCGAAATGCGTCGTGTGGTCGAGCCTAAGAAACACATGGTCTAAGTGTGAGATTCTCGAGCTAGCCGAAGAAGGGACAAGG GTTTTGAACCTTTCAAATGGTGTGGAGGAGACAGTAAGCCCCGAGAATGTCTGGAATGGGATTCCCAAGGTAGATAAGAGGCCCTCTGAG GCTGGATTCCAAACAGTGGGAAAGGACCTTCCCTTCATGCCATCGGTTGACACCGCCATCAAAG gtttttcttctgtttcagagGAGGAGGCGTGTGGAGGTGATGTAGATTCAACTCTGAGCCCGGCCAAGCTGAGCGTATAG